In one window of Balearica regulorum gibbericeps isolate bBalReg1 chromosome 29, bBalReg1.pri, whole genome shotgun sequence DNA:
- the BLOC1S1 gene encoding biogenesis of lysosome-related organelles complex 1 subunit 1, which translates to MLSRLLKEHQARQSERRELQERRRREAIAAATRLTEALVDHLNVGVAQAYVNQRKLDHEVKTLQVQAAQFAKQTGQWITMVENFNQALKEIGDVENWARSIEMDMRTIATALEYVYKGQLQPSCS; encoded by the exons ATGCTGTCCCGGCTGCTGAAGGAGCACCAGGCGCGGCAGAGCGAGCGGCGGGAGCTGCAGG AGCGGCGGCGCAGGGAGGCCATCGCCGCCGCCACCCGCCTGACCGAGGCCCTGGTCGATCACCTCAACGTGGG GGTGGCGCAGGCCTACGTCAACCAGCGGAAGCTGGACCATGAGGTGAAGACGCTGCAGGTGCAGGCAGCCCAGTTCGCCAAGCAGACGGGGCAGTGGATCACCATGGTGGAGAACTTCAACCAGGCCCTCAAG GAGATTGGCGACGTGGAGAACTGGGCCCGCAGCATCGAGATGGACATGCGGACCATCGCCACCGCCCTGGAGTACGTCTACaaggggcagctccagccctcctgctcctgA
- the RDH5 gene encoding retinol dehydrogenase 5, with protein MWPYLLLAALACVLGWLVRDRQTLPSVKDKHVFITGCDSGFGNLLARRLASRGYRVLAACLTQKGADSLQRSCSGHLRTTLLDVTRSDSIRRAVEWVRAEVGEKGLFGLVNNAGVANPIGPTEWMGMEDYRQVMAVNAFGTIEVTLQFLPLLKRARGRVVNTSSVLGRLSANGGGYCISKYCVEAFSDSLRRDMYHFGVKVSIVEPGFFKTAVTNLESIEASLRQLWDRLAPETRLSYGEDFFHKYLKVQRLIMNVICDADLSKVTRCMEHALGARHPRTRYSAGWDAKLLWLPASYLPACVVDFVLATILPKPAHRVR; from the exons ATGTGGCCGTACCTCTTGCTGGCGGCGCTGGCCTGTGTGCTGGGCTGGCTGGTGCGGGACCGCCAGACCCTGCCCTCCGTCAAGGACAAGCACGTCTTCATCACCGGCTGCGACAGCGGCTTCGGCAACCTGCTGGCACGGCGGCTGGCCAGCCGGGGCTACCGGGTGCTGGCCGCTTGCCTGACCCAGAAAGGGGCCGACAGTCTCCAGCGGAGCTGCTCCGGCCACCTCCGCACCACCCTGCTCGACGTCACCCGCTCCGACAGCATCCGTCGGGCAGTCGAGTGGGTGCGGGCAGAGGTGGGCGAGaaag gtctCTTCGGGCTGGTGAACAACGCGGGGGTGGCCAACCCCATCGGCCCCACGGAGTGGATGGGGATGGAGGACTATCGCCAGGTCATGGCCGTCAACGCCTTCGGGACCATCGAGGTGACGCTCCAGTTCCTGCCGCTGCTGAAGCGGGCGCGGGGCCGGGTGGTGAACACCTCCAGCGTGCTGGGCCGCCTCTCCGCCAACGGCGGCGGCTATTGCATCTCCAAGTACTGCGTCGAAGCCTTCTCCGACAGCCTGCG GAGGGACATGTACCACTTCGGGGTGAAGGTCAGCATCGTGGAACCCGGCTTCTTCAAGACGGCGGTGACCAACCTGGAGAGCATCGAGGCGTCCCTGCGCCAGCTCTGGGATCGCCTGGCGCCCGAGACACGGCTCAGCTACGGCGAGGATTTCTTCCACAAGT ACCTCAAGGTGCAGCGGCTCATCATGAACGTCATCTGCGACGCTGACCTCAGCAAGGTGACGCGCTGCATGGAGCACGCGCTGGGCGCCCGGCACCCACGCACCCGCTACAGCGCCGGCTGGGACGCCAAGCTGCTCTGGCTGCCCGCGTCCTACCTGCCCGCCTGCGTTGTCGACTTCGTCCTGGCCACCATCCTGCCCAAGCCGGCCCACCGCGTCCGCTAG
- the CD63 gene encoding CD63 antigen has translation MAVEGGMKCVKFLVFIFNFIFWVCGVALIAIGIYAQVALDKALVVSSASTSSTPIAILVLGIIIFFISFFGCCGAWKESYCMVTTFAVLLSIIFLVEIAAAIAGYVFKDKVRLVLEDRLWDAMHKYGEDKPLTEAMDELQRDFACCGVNNYTDWATIERFKANNTVPWSCCRVNTTSCNVRPSPVTVYEKGCLQGIEAWMKKNILIVAAVALGIAFFEILGIIFACCLMKGIRSGYEVM, from the exons gTATGCGGCGTGGCCCTCATCGCCATCGGCATCTACGCCCAGGTGGCCCTCGATAAGGCGCTGGTGGTCAGCAGCGCCTCCACCTCCAGCACCCCCATCGCCATCCTGGTCCTGGgcatcatcatcttcttcatcTCCTTCTTCGGCTGCTGCGGCGCCTGGAAGGAGAGTTACTGCATGGTCACCACG TTCGCCGTCCTGCTCAGCATCATCTTCCTGGTGGAGATCGCTGCCGCCATCGCCGGATACGTCTTCAAGGACAAG gTCCGCTTGGTGCTGGAGGACAGGCTGTGGGACGCCATGCACAAGTACGGGGAGGACAAGCCCTTGACGGAGGCGATGGACGAGCTCCAGAGGGAC tTCGCTTGCTGCGGAGTCAACAACTACACGGACTGGGCCACCATCGAGCGGTTCAAGGCCAACAACACGGTGCCGTGGTCCTGCTGCCGGGTCAACACCACCAGCTGCAACGTCCGCCCCAGCCCCGTCACCGTCTATGAGAAG ggTTGCCTCCAGGGCATCGAAGCCTGGATGAAGAAGAACATCCTCATTGTGGCCGCGGTCGCGCTGGGCATCGCCTTCTTCGAG ATCCTGGGCATCATCTTCGCCTGCTGCCTGATGAAGGGCATCCGCAGCGGCTACGAGGTCATGTAG